A region of Diceros bicornis minor isolate mBicDic1 chromosome 31, mDicBic1.mat.cur, whole genome shotgun sequence DNA encodes the following proteins:
- the YIF1A gene encoding protein YIF1A isoform X2 yields MAYHSGYGAHGSKHRARAAPDPPPLFDDTSGAYSSQPGGYPAPGADVTFNVNHLLGDPMANMAMAYGSSIASHGKDMVHKELHRFVSVNKLKYFFAVDTAYVAKKLGLLVFPYTHQNWEVQYSRDVPLPPRQDLNAPDLYIPTMAFITYVLLAGMALGIQKRMILSVLTGLVFGSDGYYVAWAWTSSALMYFLVRSLRTAALGPDSVGGSAPRQRLQLYLTLGAAAFQPLIIYWLTFHLVR; encoded by the exons ATGGCTTATCACTCGGGCTACGGAGCCCACG GCTCCAAGCACAGGGCTCGCGCAGCTCCGGATCCCCCTCCCCTCTTCGATGACACCAGCGGTGCTTActccagccagccagggggatACCCAGCCCCAGGAGCGGACGTGACCTTCAATGTCAACCACTTGCTTGGGGACCCAATGGCCAATATGGCTATGGCCTATGGCAGCTCCATTGCATCCCATGGGAAGGACATGGTGCACAAGGAG CTGCACCGTTTCGTGTCTGTGAACAAACTCAAGTATTTTTTTGCTGTGGACACAGCCTATGTAGCCAAGAAGCTAGGGCTACTGGTCTTCCCCTACACACACCAG AACTGGGAAGTGCAGTACAGTCGTGATGTGCCTCTGCCCCCGCGGCAAGACCTCAACGCCCCTGACCTCTATATCCCCA CAATGGCCTTCATCACCTACGTGCTGCTGGCTGGGATGGCACTGGGCATTCAGAAGAG GATGATCCTCAGTGTGCTCACGGGGCTGGTCTTCGGCAGCGATGGCTACTACGTGGCATGGGCCTGGACTTCCTCTGCCCTCATGTACTTCCTC gtACGCTCTTTGCGAACAGCAGCCCTGGGCCCTGACAGCGTGGGAGGCTCGGCCCCCCGGCAGCGTCTCCAGCTCTACCTGACTCTGGGAGCTGCGGCCTTCCAGCCCCTCATCATATACTGGCTGACCTTCCACCTGGTCCGGTGA
- the YIF1A gene encoding protein YIF1A isoform X1 produces the protein MAYHSGYGAHGSKHRARAAPDPPPLFDDTSGAYSSQPGGYPAPGADVTFNVNHLLGDPMANMAMAYGSSIASHGKDMVHKELHRFVSVNKLKYFFAVDTAYVAKKLGLLVFPYTHQNWEVQYSRDVPLPPRQDLNAPDLYIPTMAFITYVLLAGMALGIQKRFSPEVLGLCASTALVWVVIEVLALLLGVYLATVRSDLSTFHLLAYSGYKYVGMILSVLTGLVFGSDGYYVAWAWTSSALMYFLVRSLRTAALGPDSVGGSAPRQRLQLYLTLGAAAFQPLIIYWLTFHLVR, from the exons ATGGCTTATCACTCGGGCTACGGAGCCCACG GCTCCAAGCACAGGGCTCGCGCAGCTCCGGATCCCCCTCCCCTCTTCGATGACACCAGCGGTGCTTActccagccagccagggggatACCCAGCCCCAGGAGCGGACGTGACCTTCAATGTCAACCACTTGCTTGGGGACCCAATGGCCAATATGGCTATGGCCTATGGCAGCTCCATTGCATCCCATGGGAAGGACATGGTGCACAAGGAG CTGCACCGTTTCGTGTCTGTGAACAAACTCAAGTATTTTTTTGCTGTGGACACAGCCTATGTAGCCAAGAAGCTAGGGCTACTGGTCTTCCCCTACACACACCAG AACTGGGAAGTGCAGTACAGTCGTGATGTGCCTCTGCCCCCGCGGCAAGACCTCAACGCCCCTGACCTCTATATCCCCA CAATGGCCTTCATCACCTACGTGCTGCTGGCTGGGATGGCACTGGGCATTCAGAAGAG GTTCTCCCCAGAGGTGCTGGGTCTGTGTGCGAGCACGGCGCTGGTGTGGGTCGTGATAGAGGTGCTAGCCCTGCTCCTGGGTGTCTACCTAGCCACCGTGCGCAGTGACCTGAGCACCTTCCACCTGCTGGCCTACAGCGGCTACAAATACGTGGG GATGATCCTCAGTGTGCTCACGGGGCTGGTCTTCGGCAGCGATGGCTACTACGTGGCATGGGCCTGGACTTCCTCTGCCCTCATGTACTTCCTC gtACGCTCTTTGCGAACAGCAGCCCTGGGCCCTGACAGCGTGGGAGGCTCGGCCCCCCGGCAGCGTCTCCAGCTCTACCTGACTCTGGGAGCTGCGGCCTTCCAGCCCCTCATCATATACTGGCTGACCTTCCACCTGGTCCGGTGA